A window of Ranitomeya variabilis isolate aRanVar5 chromosome 2, aRanVar5.hap1, whole genome shotgun sequence contains these coding sequences:
- the PTRH1 gene encoding peptidyl-tRNA hydrolase, translating to MLQSVRAVCCLRLGRCMGHGASAGPTRGRLFMVVGLGNHGMSGTRHSVGMTAINQLARRLNVADQWTTDRRTGADVVTAQFDGAHLVLIKPRQFMNVNGTSVANAAGKFRLTPENIYLLHDELDKSLGKVTLKHGGSARGHNGVRSCIDHLKSDTMIRLLIGIGRPADKSSVTPYVLGRFTNHEQETLTLVLEKGLDLLLGHIQKRTQTTTPITRPVQNRI from the exons ATGTTGCAGTCGGTGAGAGCAGTGTGCTGTCTCCGCTTGGGTCGGTGCATGGGTCATGGAGCCAGTGCAGGTCCCACCAGGGGGCGGCTCTTTATG GTGGTCGGACTGGGCAATCATGGCATGTCTGGCACCAGGCACAGTGTGGGCATGACCGCCATTAACCAGCTGGCGCGGAGGCTCAATGTCGCCGATCAGTGGACGACAGACAGACGGACGGGAGCCGATGTCGTCACTGCCCAGTTTGATGGCGCCCATCTAGTCCTGATAAAGCCACGGCAGTTTATGAATGTTAATGGGACAAGTGTGGCCAATGCCG CTGGAAAGTTCCGCCTGACCCCTGAGAATATCTATCTGTTGCATGATGAGTTGGACAAGTCTCTGGGGAAGGTGACTCTGAAGCACGGGGGGAGCGCAAG GGGCCACAATGGTGTCCGTTCCTGCATTGACCACCTGAAGTCAGAC ACGATGATCAGACTCTTGATTGGCATCGGACGCCCGGCTGACAAGTCTTCGGTGACCCCCTATGTACTGGGACGCTTTACAAACCATGAGCAGGAGACACTGACCTTGGTTTTGGAGAAAGGTCTGGACTTGTTACTTGGACATATCCAAAAAAGGACTCAGACCACGACGCCAATAACTAGGCCGGTGCAAAACAGAATATGA
- the CFAP157 gene encoding cilia- and flagella-associated protein 157, producing the protein MPPKKKKGKESAAGKKKTTLPETSKPEPVSEGSKEYYQLQIQDLEGRVDRYQKKWDEICAKETFYQAQFEQLTSDKKEIVSFLKRMLNQRVDEVADLNDQLSGLQQAKEAEKAAYETQLGQMRHEFQETKDKLMSENMLLAGKLASLEEFRVQKENLMAKFAALEEKLRNQEEEHKETMYKLEKKVVLDKDRLKKEMVQKVNTVAAEFRRVSNDQMAETTKRAIRENVAVSSQLAKMSEKSLVLIQENDLLKEHEAELRKQVEMLEENEKELAKNNVSNQKVIRMLTEQCQQQQEMLDEALHKEQELNHLHTEHQSLLEEAQALRQRMTSLEEEVQRLMEGRNTASRQADDEVKKRQAVEKVLSQAASSLKDMLVEKSADEEGERHDESLERRSNVLHSLLLLLNSAAALGLGPGLQDFQRIDPDYYTAPRGNRQTVSPILKGPGVIPHYCIGDLGLVPRQDVSNAILGKIGMLSRTTRLGPIQANPALAKDLTGSQDSKLPKQNPLPGISSTPAGNALLIAK; encoded by the exons ATGCCGCCcaagaagaaaaagggaaaggAAAGCGCCGCCGGTAAGAAGAAGACGACTCTGCCGGAGACGAGCAAACCGGAGCCGGTGTCTGAGGGGAGCAAGGAGTACTACCAGCTGCAGATCCAGGACCTGGAGGGCCGAGTGGACCG ATATCAAAAGAAATGGGATGAAATTTGCGCCAAGGAGACCTTCTACCAGGCGCAGTTTGAGCAGCTGACGAGCGATAAGAAGGAGATTGTGTCATTTCTGAAACGCATGCTGAACCAGCGCGTGGATGAAGTCGCCGACCTCAACGACCAGTTGTCCGGTCTGCAGCAGGCCAAGGAAGCCGAGAAGGCCGCCTACGAGACGCAGCTGGGGCAGATGAGGCACGAGTTCCAGGAGACGAAGGACAAGCTCATGTCAGAGAACATGCTGCTAG CGGGCAAGTTGGCCTCCTTGGAAGAGTTCAGGGTGCAGAAAGAAAACCTGATGGCCAAGTTTGCGGCATTGGAGGAGAAGTTAAGAAACCAGGAGGAAGAACACAAGGAAACGATGTACAAGCTGGAGAAGAAGGTCGTGCTGGACAAGGACAG GTTGAAGAAGGAAATGGTGCAGAAGGTTAACACCGTGGCAGCCGAATTCCGCCGAGTATCCAACGATCAGATGGCCGAAACCACAAAGCGCGCAATCCGTGAGAACGTGGCAGTCAGCTCCCAGCTGGCCAAAATGTCCGAGAAGAGTTTAGTGCTGATCCAAGAGAACGACCTGCTGAAAGAACACGAGGCCGAGCTGAGGAAACAGGTGGAGATGCTGGAGGAGAACGAGAAAGAGCTGGCGAAGAACAACGTCAGCAACCAAAAG GTGATCCGTATGTTGACCgagcagtgtcagcagcagcagGAAATGCTGGACGAGGCTCTGCACAAGGAGCAGGAGCTGAACCATCTGCACACGGAGCATCAGTCTCTGCTGGAGGAGGCGCAGGCACTTAG GCAGAGGATGACGTCCCTGGAGGAAGAGGTGCAAAGACTTATGGAAGGGAGGAACACAGCAAGCAGGCAGGCAGACGACGAGGTGAAGAAGAGGCAAGCAGTGGAGAAAGTCCTAAGTCAGGCAGCGTCTTCTCTGAAGGACATGCTCGTG GAGAAGTCTGCAGACGAGGAAGGTGAAAGACACGATGAATCCCTGGAAAGACGGAGCAATGTGCTgcacagtctcctgctgctgctgaacaGTGCGGCCGCTCTGGGGCTGGGGCCGGGGCTACAGGACTTCCAGAGAATAGACCCGGACTATTATACGGCACCCAGGGGCAACAG GCAGACAGTCTCCCCCATCTTAAAGGGCCCTGGGGTAATCCCGCATTACTGCATTGGAGATCTGGGACTGGTGCCAAGACAAGACGTCTCCAATGCCATACTCGGCAAGATCGGGATGCTGTCCAGAACCACAAGGCTTGGGCCAATTCAAGCCAACCCTGCCCTAGCAAAG GACCTTACAGGAAGCCAAGACAGCAAACTGCCGAAACAGAACCCATTACCAGGAATCTCCTCCACCCCGGCCGGCAATGCTCTTCTAATAGCAAAGTGA
- the CERCAM gene encoding inactive glycosyltransferase 25 family member 3: protein MQSCRKAGDGGHGGGGNQIGTGLEGGNVSRLCSHGAEVGAAVSMDAPCTDLPPLLPASDTSSMAPAAAAVLLLLPGLLLPSSGEEPSPPALVIALLARNAAHALPYSLGALERLHYPKERTFIWIVTDHNEDGTLEVLRRWLESVRPSYRSVVWRAQKSPRWYPEETGPKQWPEERYEHVMRLRQEALDYAREVQADYILFTDADNVLTNVQTVRLLMALNKTLVAPMLDAQTGFSNFWCGITPQGFYRRTPDYFPTKNRQRVGCFPVPMVHSTFLLDLRKEESSKLAFYPPHPNYTWTFDDVIVFAYSCLASGVQGYICNEHRFGYINVPPLPHQDLEDDQLNFVHLILEAMVEGFPFTASPYVPLPEKQPDKMGFDEVFLINLLRRPERRERMQRSLYEQEISCRVVDAVDGRALNSSDIKRLGVNLLPGFYDPFSGRTLTKGEVGCFLSHFKIWKEIADRRLEATLVFEDDVRFESYFKRKMIRLLGDVRSAELEWDLIYIGRKQVTTDPEKPVENVRNLVEANYSYWTLCYMISLQGAQKLLNAEPLSKMLPVDEFLPIMSDTHPNKEYKSHFPIRDLKVFSVHPLLVYPTHYTGDPSWESDTEKSTLWDDDNVRTDWSGSQKTLKDSRGNVPHGLRSAPRDEL from the exons ATGCAGAGTTGTAGGAAAGCTGGGGATGGCGGCCATGGTGGTGGTGGGAATCAGATAGGGACAGGACTAGAGGGAGGAAATGTCTCCAGGCTGTGCTCACACGGGGCTGAGGTAGGGGCTGCGGTCTCCATGGACGCCccctgcacagacctccctcctctGCTCCCCGCCTCTGACACGTCCTCCAtggcccccgccgccgccgccgtgcTCCTTCTCCTGCCGGGGCTGCTGCTCCCGTCCTCCGGTGAGGAGCCCTCACCTCCCGCCCTGGTCATTGCGCTCCTGGCCCGTAACGCCGCACATGCGCTGCCCTACAGCCTGGGGGCGCTAGAGAGGCTGCACTACCCTAAGGAGAGGACCTTCATCTG GATTGTGACTGACCACAATGAGGACGGGACCCTGGAGGTGCTGCGGCGGTGGCTGGAGTCGGTGCGGCCCTCGTATCGCTCCGTGGTGTGGAGAGCGCAGAAATCGCCCAG ATGGTATCCTGAAGAAACCGGTCCCAAGCAGTGGCCCGAGGAGCGCTACGAGCACGTGATGAGGCTCAGACAGGAGGCCTTGGATTACGCCCGAGAGGTCCAGGCCGACTATATTctg TTCACAGATGCAGACAACGTCCTGACCAATGTTCAGACGGTGCGGTTGCTCATGGCCTTGAATAAGACCCTGGTAGCGCCCATGTTGGATGCCCAGACTGGATTCTCCAACTTTTGGTGCGGCATAACTCCGCAG GGCTTTTATCGCCGGACCCCAGATTATTTCCCCACAAAGAACCGACAGCGTGTTGGGTGCTTCCCTGTCCCCATGGTGCACTCCACCTTCCTGCTGGACCTGCGCAAGGAAGAAAGCAGCAAGCTGGCGTTTTACCCCCCTCACCCCAATTACACCTGGACCTTTGATGATGTCATCGTTTTTGCGTACTCGTGTTTGGCGTCCG GAGTACAAGGTTACATTTGCAATGAGCATCGCTTCGGATACATCAATGTACCACCACTGCCGCACCAGGACCTGGAGGACGACCAGCTGAATTTTGTACATCTCATACTGGAAGCAATGG TGGAAGGCTTCCCATTCACTGCGTCCCCGTACGTGCCCCTGCCGGAAAAGCAACCAGACAAGATGGGatttgatgag GTATTTCTCATAAATCTTCTCCGTCGCCCTGAACGTCGCGAGAGAATGCAGAGATCCCTGTATGAACAAGAAATATCCTGCCGGGTGGTGGATGCCGTGGATGGAAG GGCCCTGAACAGCAGCGACATCAAGCGTTTGGGCGTGAACCTGCTGCCGGGATTCTATGATCCATTCTCAGGTCGGACCCTCACAAAAGGAGAGGTGGGCTGTTTCCTCAGCCATTTTAAGATCTGGAAAGAG ATTGCAGATCGGCGTCTGGAGGCGACTCTGGTGTTCGAGGACGACGTCCGCTTTGAATCCTATTTCAAGAGAAAGATGATTCGCCTCCTGGGTGACGTCCGCAGCGCGGAGCTGGAATGGGACCTGAT ATATATAGGAAGGAAACAAGTGACCACAGATCCCGAGAAGCCGGTGGAGAATGTGAGGAACCTAGTGGAGGCCAATTACTCCTATTGGACCCTGTGTTATATGATCTCCCTGCAGGGGGCGCAGAAGCTACTGAACGCGGAGCCCCTCTCTAAGATGCTCCCAGTGGATGAGTTCCTGCCCATCATGTCAGACACACACCCAAA CAAGGAATATAAAAGTCATTTTCCCATCCGAGACCTGAAGGTTTTCTCCGTGCACCCACTTCTCGTTTACCCCACTCACTACACCGGGGATCCCAGCTGGGAAAGCGACACTGAGAAGTCCACACTCTGGGATGACGACAACGTGCGGACCGACTGGAGCGGATCCCAGAAGACCCTCAAGGATTCTCGGGGGAATGTGCCTCATGGGCTGCGCTCTGCACCACGGGATGAGCTGTGA